Below is a genomic region from Ziziphus jujuba cultivar Dongzao chromosome 7, ASM3175591v1.
AATTTGTGAATGGAAAATGGGAGATTTGGCCAAAATTTTCACGTGAGACCAATTTTTATCCAGGATCGTTGATGCCAGATGTGCAAATCAAAGGGCTCAAATTTTAATCACATTTTTTATCCGCACATAAGGCATGCGGTTGGTCCCATGGTagaccctctctctctctctctctctctctctctctctatatatatatatatatatatatatatatatatatatatatatatatatatatatatagagtgagGCTAGCATCAGGTCGGTCCTAATGGCAATATACGCGGTCCAaaaatgtggaaaaaaaaactgACCTTTAGATTAAAAACGGATGGTTCAGATCACCCACAATCTATACGACATCACTTTGGACACCCACACTCCTTCCATGGTGGATTCTTGGATCTCACACTCTTcatctccaccaccaccaccccaCTGCCACACACAACAACAACACCAACAATGACAACAACACTACCCTCCTCATGGTTGGCCTCGACATTGAGTGGCATCCCAATTTCAACCCCCAGATTGACAACCCCATACCCACCCTTCAGCTCTGCATCGCCGATCACTGCATCATCTTCCAGATCCTTCACTCCCCTCGATTCCAAACTAACTCATTGATTTTCTTGGGAATCGAAGCTGTGCGTTTGTAGGTGTTGGGATTCAATTCAAAACGATGTGGAGAAGCTTCTACTGGATTATGGAACActtccaatatatatgtatagaacaCTTCCCAAATTCTAATTCTCTAATTGAAGAATCTCATTGCCACCACCCACccttatcatcatcatcgtcagcTATAAAACCAGTAATCTAAAAGCCAGTCTCTTTTCCATGTTTTTGGTCCGTGTATATTGCCATCGGGACCGACCTGATGCTAgccccactctctctctctctctctctctatatatatatatatatatatatatatatatatgtatttcacGTGGATTTTGGTGTTTAAAAGTCGGAAACAAACAACATTAACACCTGTGAGGCTatgatttttaagaaataaaaaaatgcagaaAGAAGATCCAGCATGCGCCACCTCCGAGCACTTGGACCGAAATTTAGTAATGAAACAAAATCAAAGGCAATAAATTTTGCAGTATTATCAGCCATTAGATGTGGCAGCAGTAGCTTCCAAGTtgcaacacaaaacaaaaacaacacatGGATGATTATTAAGGCTGTCAACGAGTTTTCCCCCCGATTTCTCAGCTACCAAAAATTTCcagcaataaaacaaaaaataaaattcattgcATTTGCAATGCATACTTCCCGCAGTTGTTCAGACACGCAAATGATAAGAGGGGTTTTACAGAGATGCAATCCCTAAGAAACAATTTTCCACCAAATTGGTTGTTATCTCACACATAGTAACCAGTGAAAGTGAATCCCCTCCCCACAATCTCTCCCGCACAAAACCAGGCAAAGCACTCCAGCCCAAACAAAGCGGCTATACCAGCATCTTCCACCTTCAATTCTTGCCTGTTCTTCCATATATGCTTCACATAATCAACTTCCTTCCAGAACGACTCGTATCGACCGGGAATACTGCATGGTGAAATATAAGTCAACTGAATCATACAGCAAAGCCACATAGGTTAATTTAGATTACCCAATTTGCACTTGCACCATCCTCACCATAGCAACACTAGTATACATATTGTTCCTAAATATCATTGCAATTGATTACAAAGTGTCTTGGAAGCTGTGTCATAGCATAGTATGTATGCTTACTCGATTTTGTACATTATTCCATTAGATTGCCAATAAGAAACAACATTTTTTCTTAGATTGGGACTGGAAAGGGGCGCATGACTATTAACAGATATCATACACCAAATATCCAGAGGATTGACGAAAATCAGTTAGATCTTAAAGATACAATTTACACCCAGATGCATCAGGTAACCAAAGTGatatacaaaagtcaaaagCAGCAAACCAAGAATAATGTTATCTTtatatttcacaaaaatagATGTTAAAAACTTGATGCTTTTGCCTGACTAATATATGTGTATGCCTACAAGAACAGTATAAAACTACAAGCATAAGCATGGCAGTGCTAGTTAATGCAAAATAGCAACACAATAGAGAAGGATTCAACCATTCAATGCGCATGGACCTTTTAATCCTCTATGGAAACTCATAAGTCAGGTAGAAAAATACACGACCCAATTGTAGTCATACAAAACTGCAATCTTGCAAAAGGGGCCTTCAGGCATTGAGTAAAGGAAGTTTATATATAAACTCCGTAATGGTCTCTAGAATTCCTAGCAGGGCCAAGTGaagttaaaacttaaaaaagcaAATGGTAAGATGACAAAGATCAGAAGTATAACCTTGCAAGCCGAGTGTAAAACAATTGCTTTGCCAGGACATTGCATTTCTCAACTGTGGGTGGCTCCTGAATATATTGCTTGTTCTCCTCCAACAACTGCTTATAGTAAACAGATCCATGCTTGCTCAGAAATTGTGATGCTTGAGATGCCTTAGATTGCAGCTGACGCAACTTCGATGCCATCAAGATTAAGCCTAAATTCAGtaacaaaaagataatataattattaatcaatctgaaGCAAATTAAATGCAcagtttaaaaatttaaagtcaCATTTTCCTAACTGTCACTTATTCACAGTGAGCTCCACGTCCTTTGTCTAGTAAAAAAGCGGGTTAGGCAAGAAGTTAACTCTTCCAAACCTGAAAGTTgtaagttttatatatttttatcaagtgACAAACATACTCAAAACACTAAATAAACCGCTAGATTAGTTAAATGAAGGTTTAGTGTGAAACATGTTAAAAGGATCAACCAAAAGATAAGCTCCAAAAGCAACGTTACTATCTTCCTGAACATTACAATGAAACTGTATATATCACACAATAGTTAAACTATCATCTGAGGAAAGTTAGTTGCAGTATTCTAAGGCTCAGAAGCATAGAACTGAAAAAGTAATATAAATGTCAATTAGCATTGAACACACAAATACATCAGCTTTCTTGTCATTAAAGACGACCCACGATTGGAAGAACAATACACTAAACAGTATCAAATCCGGACACACTTCACATTACACACAGCGAAGACCAGAAGGAGCTAACTTTCCTACACGAATAGACaacatttttcataaaagaTGGAATCTGTACTACGAACTTGATCTGACCAGTAAATAATTGAGGCTTCAGTTCATCAAGGTCCTCATGCTACaatacaaaaaacaataaattttaaagaaaacttcttctaaaaagaaattaaaattgagtTCTGGGTAATCATCTAAAATCTCAAAAAACAAAGATCCTCCAACTAAACCTCCAAACTAAGTCGAATAAGCAGTAAACTTCAACCATGGATGacaaaaatttgttttacaGGAATTTAGGTAAAAAAACCCAATTCTGATGCTTCTCCTCCAAAATAAACCATCACAAACCATTATTCAATCAAACAAACAGCAACCAAAAtgacttcatatatatatatatatatatatatatatatatatatatataaataaatatatttcatatgGAAATTTCAGGAAATTTGAGCAACCCAATTATAAATTTCGTTTATATGCATTCAGCTAAAACCCAAATTCTTAAAATTCACCTCCAAAATCATAGTATTGTGAACCATACTTAAAGCAAAACATCAAacgagaaaaacaaaaaggattTTTGGGAAtagaatctaatttttttgatgaatagaATCTAAATCGCAAAATATACCGAAACACACAGTCGTAGCAAAATAGCAAAGACGATAGATCGAAACAAATAATAGTGGGAAAAGAAAGGAGGTTTTActttgttgtttgttgttgtAGTTGATTTGAATGCAAAGGTCAGGAGACAAATATGGTTCTTTGCTTTGCTTTGCTTTGCTTTACTTCTCTCGCTGCTGCGGCCGTTGCTAAGTTGCGAATGAAACCAGAGAAAATCGTACTGTGGATTGGAGTCCAAGTTTTCTACTTtgccattattatatataagccttatttttattattttcatgctatgtcttttttttttttttgaggtaaaaatttgttatattcatgttaattataaatatacaatcAGCTCCATATTTCAATAAGtgctggaaaaaaaataataataataagtgctgtaaatttaacaaaattataatttacaatGTGATTTTTTAGCAGTTAAATTTAGGAAAAGGCAACATAGgttaaacttaaaataaaagagaaagaggCCTGTTCGGTGGGTCTGAATGAGTTTCCAGAGTGGGTGTAGAAGAAGCCCATGTGATCTCTTAAAAAAGGAGGCCCAGTGTTGATGAACGAGACCAGACACAGCAACTCGCTAGGTGG
It encodes:
- the LOC125423916 gene encoding uncharacterized protein LOC125423916, producing the protein MASKLRQLQSKASQASQFLSKHGSVYYKQLLEENKQYIQEPPTVEKCNVLAKQLFYTRLASIPGRYESFWKEVDYVKHIWKNRQELKVEDAGIAALFGLECFAWFCAGEIVGRGFTFTGYYV